The window AACACCCGCATCGCTGACGGTGTCCCCACCCTCCAGACCGATTGGTGGAACTACGGCGGCCTCACCCGCGACGTCTCCCTCGTCGAAACCCCAACGCAATTCATCGATGACTACGACCTCCACCTCAGCCGCACCGATCACGGCCTGATCGAAGGCTACGTCCACGTCGAAGGCGCTGCCGCAGGCACGCAAGTCACCGTCGCCATCCCTGACCTCAAAGCCACCACCACCGCCACCGTCGACGGCGACTCCCGCGCCGCCATCAGCCTCCCAGTCAAATCCCTCACCCTCTGGTCGCCCGACACCCCGCGCCTCTACAAAGTCGAACTCTCTTCAGGCACCGACAAACTCACCGACGAGATGGGCTTCCGCACCATCGAAACCCGCGGCAACCAGATCCTCCTCAACGGCCAGCCCATCTTCCTCCGCGGCATCTCCGTCCACGCCGAAGCTCCCTTCCGCACCGGCCGCGCCTACTCCGAAAAAGACGTCGACACCCTCCTCGGCTGGGCCAAAGAACTCGGCTGCAACTTCGTCCGCCTCGCCCACTACCCCCACGACCAGCGCATGACCCGCGCTGCCGACCGCCTCGGCATCCTCGTCTGGTCCGAGATCCCCGACTACTGGGCGCTTCAGTTCGACAACCCCGCCGTCCTCGCCAAATCCAAACAGCAACTCACCGAGATGATCCGCCGCGACCGCGACAAAGCCTCCATCATCCTCTGGTCCGTCGCCAACGAGACCCCCAACAACCCCACCCGCACCAAGTACCTCACCACCATGGCCGACCTCTCCCGCCAACTCGACCCCACCCGTCTCGTCACCGCCGCCCTCCTCGTCCGCACCGAGAAGTCCCCAACCGGCACAACCAAAATCGTCGACGACCCACTCGGCAACGCACTCGACGTCATCGGCACCAACGAGTACATCGGCTGGTACGAGCAAGGCCTCACCGGCCCCGACACCACCACCTGGGACATCCACTACGACAAGCCCCTCATCATGTCCGAGTGGGGCGGCGGAGCCAAAGCCGGCCTCCACGCATCCGCCGGCACCACGCCCGCACAGTTCACCGAGGAGTATCAGGCCGAGCTCTACAAACATCAGATCGCGATGCTCAACAAGATCCCACAACTCCGCGGCACCAGCCCCTGGATCCTGATGGACTTCCGCTCCGCCCGCCGCCTCAACCCCGGCATCCAGGACAACTTCAACCGTAAGGGCGTCATCTCCGACCAGGGTCAAAAGAAGCAAGCCTTTTTCATCCTGCAAAAAGCCTACAAAGACAAAACCCTGGGCAAAGCCGAATAGCAACAGTCTTATCGAAAACTAAAAGGGATGTCTGAAATAACGACGAATGTCCGACCCCGTGCCTACAGTGGGTGCGTCATCCTGTTATCGCCCAATTGCGGATCGTAGTTGCCGACAAGGCGACTTTGTAGCACGACGCACATCGCTTTTACTGAGCCGAATTGTTGTCACGGATCGACCTCTTTGAATCAAAACTGGAGGAGTGCAGCGCGGAGTAGTTCTTTCAATAGCTGTTTGCAACGGGTATGATGAGCCAAGCTGAATTCGCCGGAGACTCGCGACTCACACAGTAGATCGAGTCACGATGACTCGGTTTCATGCCCGCCAGAGTAGTGCGCATCTTTGCTCGATTTAGGCAGACTCCACATGAAAAGCGAAATCGAGCAGACGTCGGCGCAAAAAAGTTCTGCTGACGGTGGAACAAACACCGCTCGCGGGGACACTACGGTTGCGTACGTTCCAGCCAAAAAACTCCTGGGACGGTATGAGATCGAGCAGATCATCGGTGCTGGGGGCATGGGCGAAGTGTATCGCGCACAGGACACACGTCTGGAGCGCACAGTCGTGGTAAAGATGCTGCGGCATGAGACGGCCGCCGATAGCTCATTTAGACGGCGTTTCTTGAACGAAGCTCGCACAGCATCAGCGCTCAATCACCCCAACATTGTGGCCATCTACGACATTTGTACGGAAAAGGACGTAGATTTCATCGTGATGGAGCATATCGATGGAGTAACCCTCGAAAACCTCATCGCGAAAGAGGCCCTGAGCCTGGACCAGCTGGCTGGGTTAGGCTCTCAGGTCGCTTTGGCTCTGGGTGCCGCACATGCGGCGGGCATCGTGCATCGAGACATCAAGCCCGCCAATATCATGGTCACGAAGGCCCAAGAGGTCAAAGTGCTCGACTTCGGAATCGCGAAAGTACAGCGGGCCGGACCGGATACGCAGTTGACCGGCGTAGGCCAGATCGTCGGAACGATTGCGTACATGTCGCCGGAACAAACACGTGGCGAAGACACGGATCACCGGTCAGATGTCTTTTCGTTCGGTTCCGTTCTCTATGAAGCGGCCACAGGGCGAAAACCATTTCAGGCAGCTAGCGCCATTCGTCTGATGCATGAGATCGCAACCGCCGATCCAGAACCGCCCAGCGTACATCGCCCGGAACTCCAGCCGGAGTTCGTTCGCCTGGTCATGCGGTGCCTCGAAAAGGAACGAGGCCTGCGCCCGGAATCTGCCATCGAGTTGGCCACGGAACTCAAGTCTCTTACCTTTTCCAATCGGCCTCGAACGCAAGTCCGCTCAAAATGTCCTACGGTGGCAGTCGTCCCTCTGAAACTACGAGGTGCGGCAACAGACCAATATCTTTCGGTTTCGCTTGCAGAGGCCCTGATCCATCGACTTTCGTCCACCGGCAAGCTGTTAGTGCGTCCCATCGCAAGCGTTATTCGTTACTCCGGTGAAGAGATTGATTGGGCAAGGATCGCCAGGGAGTTGAACGTTGACCTGGTCGTCGAAGGCGCCGTTCAAATTGCTGGCGGCAAGATTCGCGTCCTGGTGCAGATCCATCGAGCGAGCGACGCGGAGACCATTGCCTCCTTGAAGCAGGACGGCGAGTCAGATGACCTCTTTGCGCTGCAGGACCGCCTGGCCGACAAGGTGAGCGACGTCTTTGTTCCTCGCCAGAAGACCGAAACCGGCGCACGGGTACTCCCGACGAAGCATGCCGGAGCGTTTGAACTCTATCTTCGTGCAGTCGATCGACAGGTTCATGTAGATAAATTCGAAATGGCTTCGGCAATCGAGTTGCTGAACCGTGCCACGGAATTAGACCCCGCTTTTGCGGACGCCTGGGGACTGTTGGCCCAGGCTTGCGCTCAGATGGGATCTCATCTGGATACCGATCCAAAGTGGTTCGAATTGGGAGAGACCGCTATCGCACGAACCCTCGAACTTGACCCGATACAGTGCACTGCTTTGTGCGCCCGTAGCATGATATTGTGGTCGACTTCGCGAAGCTTTCAAAACCGTGCGGCACTCCGCGCATTAAACGCAGCGGTTAAAATCGATCCCTCAAGACCAACCGCGCGCCATCAGCGTTCCGCCATCTTTTGGCATCTGGGCTTTCTCGACGCCGCGGAGCAGGACGCAATCGAGCTGCAGGCTACGCATCCGGCTATGGGCACAATGCATCGCGGCGCCATCGCCCTGCAACGTGGCGATTTTGACCTAAGCTCAGAGTTTTATCGACGTGCGCTCGAACTTGAGCCAAACGCCATACTGAGTCACGTCATGTCGCCATTTCCAGTCTTATACGCTGGAAGGCTTAAAGAGGCGCGATCGACAATCGACAAGACCCGGCAAACGTTCCCCGCAGAGCCGTTCGTTCTCGGGATGACAGCCATTATCGCTGGGATAGAAGGGGACCATAAGCGTGCTGAGGAACTTGCCGATGAAGCGGCGCAGAGCAGCCATAGCATGACGCACACCCACCACACCTGGCACGCTTGCGCTGCGGCCTACGCTTTGAGTGGGAAGACGGACAAAGCGATCCATGAACTCGAACGATGTGCAGCGATGGGTCTGCCGAGCTATCGCCTGTTCGAAGTGGATCCATACCTTCAATCTCTGCGCAAAGATTCCCGGTTTGAGCAACTCATGACCAGGCTGCGACGTGATCATGATTCGATGCGGGATGAGTTCGGGTTAGATGACTAGGAAGCATCGGTAGGGAATCGAAGTTCGTCAGGACGCTCCATCTTACGGCGAACGCGCAGGAAATGATGCGATTGATTCGCTGTTTGAAACGTCCACAACCGTGAACGGACGAAGTCCGCTTACGGGCGGTTATCCGCGGCGTACACTCATTTCAAAATTTGTAGTGAACTACCATGCGAAAACCTCAGCAAAATCGCATGTCAAGCCCCGAAACTGCAAATCCCCGCTCCAGACAAAGGAATTCGTGTGGCGCATGAGTTATCTCCAATCCTCTATCCTTAAATCAGGAGTAGAACGGAAGCCCCGGTCACTCACCTCAGTCCGGTAGGAAGACTACATCTACGCCCAGCGCCGCAATAGAATTCAGACTTTCTAGATACGATATAAGCTTTCAGGCTAATGGAGCAGCCGAGGAGATGACGATGAATCGAAGAGGGTTTCTAGCCTCAACAGCTTTGCTTCCGAGCGCTTTTGTACAGGCCTCTCAGCTGATCACTCATGTTGACACCATACAAACGGGGAGCCCCCTCAAGAGTTCAGTGGTGAAACTTGAAAGCCTTCCCGCGGTCGGCGACAGCCCCGGCGCAAAGGCCAGAGTCCACTTTAACGGCCCTACAAAACAGCTTGCGGCGGTGGCTTCTGGCGTAGTCACGCTTGAGCCTGGCTCTCGACCGCACCCACCTCATCGTCACCCCGAGGAGGAACTCGTCATAGTCGC is drawn from Edaphobacter lichenicola and contains these coding sequences:
- a CDS encoding glycoside hydrolase family 2 protein — its product is MLKSATRILLALLFAAPALAQTNTTLLVDIDHRPVTSLDGDWHTIVDPYSTGLYTFHQEIRKDGFFMNATPNPAGPPLDYNFAAAATLKVPGDWNTQRPDLFYYEGVVWYQKDFNHTPKPNTRTFLHIGAANYRTFVWVNTVKVCEHEGGFTPFDCDITSALKDGKNFVVLSVDNTRIADGVPTLQTDWWNYGGLTRDVSLVETPTQFIDDYDLHLSRTDHGLIEGYVHVEGAAAGTQVTVAIPDLKATTTATVDGDSRAAISLPVKSLTLWSPDTPRLYKVELSSGTDKLTDEMGFRTIETRGNQILLNGQPIFLRGISVHAEAPFRTGRAYSEKDVDTLLGWAKELGCNFVRLAHYPHDQRMTRAADRLGILVWSEIPDYWALQFDNPAVLAKSKQQLTEMIRRDRDKASIILWSVANETPNNPTRTKYLTTMADLSRQLDPTRLVTAALLVRTEKSPTGTTKIVDDPLGNALDVIGTNEYIGWYEQGLTGPDTTTWDIHYDKPLIMSEWGGGAKAGLHASAGTTPAQFTEEYQAELYKHQIAMLNKIPQLRGTSPWILMDFRSARRLNPGIQDNFNRKGVISDQGQKKQAFFILQKAYKDKTLGKAE
- a CDS encoding protein kinase domain-containing protein; its protein translation is MKSEIEQTSAQKSSADGGTNTARGDTTVAYVPAKKLLGRYEIEQIIGAGGMGEVYRAQDTRLERTVVVKMLRHETAADSSFRRRFLNEARTASALNHPNIVAIYDICTEKDVDFIVMEHIDGVTLENLIAKEALSLDQLAGLGSQVALALGAAHAAGIVHRDIKPANIMVTKAQEVKVLDFGIAKVQRAGPDTQLTGVGQIVGTIAYMSPEQTRGEDTDHRSDVFSFGSVLYEAATGRKPFQAASAIRLMHEIATADPEPPSVHRPELQPEFVRLVMRCLEKERGLRPESAIELATELKSLTFSNRPRTQVRSKCPTVAVVPLKLRGAATDQYLSVSLAEALIHRLSSTGKLLVRPIASVIRYSGEEIDWARIARELNVDLVVEGAVQIAGGKIRVLVQIHRASDAETIASLKQDGESDDLFALQDRLADKVSDVFVPRQKTETGARVLPTKHAGAFELYLRAVDRQVHVDKFEMASAIELLNRATELDPAFADAWGLLAQACAQMGSHLDTDPKWFELGETAIARTLELDPIQCTALCARSMILWSTSRSFQNRAALRALNAAVKIDPSRPTARHQRSAIFWHLGFLDAAEQDAIELQATHPAMGTMHRGAIALQRGDFDLSSEFYRRALELEPNAILSHVMSPFPVLYAGRLKEARSTIDKTRQTFPAEPFVLGMTAIIAGIEGDHKRAEELADEAAQSSHSMTHTHHTWHACAAAYALSGKTDKAIHELERCAAMGLPSYRLFEVDPYLQSLRKDSRFEQLMTRLRRDHDSMRDEFGLDD
- a CDS encoding cupin domain-containing protein, with protein sequence MKLESLPAVGDSPGAKARVHFNGPTKQLAAVASGVVTLEPGSRPHPPHRHPEEELVIVAAGNGEIVVDGVTTQVGPGDMMYSEANVLHGITNTGSTLMTFYFTKILAKNA